CTCTCGTCATGCTCCATGGCGCGGCGGAAGGCCAACGGCAGTGCGTCGGTGTCATCCTTTCATCACGCCAACCTGGACGTTGCGGAAGCGTGCGGGGGCGGTGCCGTGGCCTACGTGGGCCACCTGGGGGGGCTGGCCCTTGCCGCAGTTGGGCGTGCCCCACACGTTCCAGTGATTGCGGTTGCAGATGGCGTCGCAACCCGCCCAGAACTGCGGCGTGATGCCCGTGTATGTGGCGTTCTTGTACAGTTGGCCCATCTTGCCGTTCTTGATTTGGTAGGCGACCTCGGTGCCGAACTGGAAGTTCAGCCGCTTGTCGTCAATGCTCCAACTCTTGTTCATCTCCATGTAGATGCCGTCGTCGGTGTCGGCGATGAGGTCGTCAAAGTCCCACTCTCCCGGTTCCAGGTTGATGTTGGTCATGCGGATGATGGGGATGCGGTTCCAGCCGTCGGCGCGCATGGTGCCGTTGCTGCGCTGGCCCAGGCGTGCGGCCGTCTCTCGCGACGTGAGGTAGCCCACGAAGATGCCCTCGCGCACGATGGGGGTTCGCTGCGCTTCCACGCCCTCGTCGTCGTAGCCGAAGGTGCCCAGGCCGCCGGGGATGGTCGCGTCGGCGGTGATGTTGACGATGGGAGAGCCGTAGCGGAACGTGCCCAGTTTGTCCAGGGTCAGGAAACTGGTGCCCGCGTAGGCGGCCTCCATGCCCATGACGCGGTCCAGTTCAATGGGGTGGCCGCACGATTCGTGCACCTGGAGGGCAAGTTGTGTCGCGTCCAGGATGATGGTTGTAACGCCGCTGGGGCAGACGGGCGCCGTCAGGAGCATGACCGCTTCTTCGGCCACGCGCGGGGCATTGCCCACCATGTCTATCGCCTCCAGCAGTTCGTAGCCTGCCGTGCCCTGGTGCCTGCCGAAGGAGTTGGGGTACGAACGCTGCTGCACGTCGTCGTTGCCCACGGCCAGGGCCTGCAACCCGCCGCCCGTCTCCACGATTTCCTGCTCAATGTACGCCCCCTCGGTGTTGGCGAAGGTTTTTTCCTCGCGGATGAACGCCGCCGACGACTCGGCCACGACGATGCCTTTGACGGCGCGCATGGCGGAATCGGCAGCCAGCAGAAGATCCAGCGTCTTCTCCAGCGGCACCGAGAACGGGTCAACCTTGACGGGCGTGCGGTACGTGCCCACGTGCGCCACCGGCTCGCCCAGGTTCACTGGCTCCAGTTTGAACAGCGCGCTGGCCCTGGCGATTTCCACGGCCAGGGCGGTAACCCGATCCACCTCCCGCGGCTCCAGCCGCGCGCTGGATGCGAACCCCCACGCGCCGTCCACTACCACACGCACGCCGAAGCCTTCGGTCGTGTAACTCTCCAGCGACGCCACCTCGCCATTCTTCACGGTGATGGAGCGGCTGGCGCGGCGCACGATGCGCATGTCGGCATAGGTTGCGCCCTTGACTTTGGCCAGGTTCAATGCGCGATCGGTCAGTTCTTTCAAGGCCCACCTCCCATGTAAGGTTGTAACCGCGAATAACACGAATCAGGAAACGCAAATTGGTAAGGTTATAACCGCGAATAGCGCGAATCTACGCGAATTGGGAACGCTGGGAGCGCGAGATTCTTTGCGGCCTCTCTGCTCAGAGCCGATTTGACCTTCCTCGCCAGTCGCGTACAATTATGGCGTGTCCATCTATGCGAAATCAGGAAGAGCACGATGCCTGTTTACGAATATGTTTGCCCCGTATGCATGACGAAATTTGAGGCGTTGCGTCCGATGAGCCAGGCCGACGCCCCGATTGCGTGCCCCAAGTGCGGGAGCACAGAGGCCCGTCGCGGCCTGTCTGTCTTCGCCGCGCTGTCCAAGGGGAGCGGCGGCGAAACCCGCACGGTCGCGGGCACGGGGTCGTCCTGCGCCACTTGCGGCTCGCACTCCTGCGCCACCTGCGGGCACTGAGCACGCCGTCTATTCGGTTTTCTCACCCTCTGGCGGCTTCTTCTGCTCGGCCTTCGCGGGCGTCTTCTCGCGGTTGAACATGCGCTGGAACCAGTTGAGCGCCTTGGCCTCCACGGGCCATCGGCGGCGCATGAGCCGCTCGTTCTCCTCCATCTTGGCCAGGAATCGGCCGTTGACCGAATCGGGCGGGTACTCGCCCTTCTCGTCGCGCTCGCCCGCCTCCACACCGGTCAGGATGGCGATGCCCTCGTCCACGGTGCTCACGGCCCAGATGTGGAACTTGCCCTCCCGCACGGCCTGGATTACGTCCTCGCGCAGCATGAGATGGCGCACGTTGCGGCTGGGGATGATGACGCCCTGCTCGCCGGTCAGCCCGCGTGCCTTGCACACGTCAAAGAAGCCCTCTATCTTTTCGTTGACCGCGCCGATGGGCTGAATCTCGCCGTACTGGTTCACCGAGCCGGTTACGGCGATGCCCTGCTTGATGGGGATTCCCGTTACGGCGGAGATCAGCACGTACAGTTCTGCCGCCGACGCGCTGTCGCCTTCCACCTCGGTATAGGTCTGCTCAAAGCAGATGCTGGCCGCCAGGCTGAGCGGGCGATCTTGAGCGTACTTCGCCGCGACGTAGCGCTCCAAAATCAGCAGGCCCTTGTCGTGGATGTTGCCGCTGAGTTTGGACTCGCGGTCAATGTTCATGACGCCTTCGCGGCCCAGCATGGTCTGGCATGAGATGCGGGTGGGGCGCCCGAAGGCATAGTCGCCGAGGAACAACACCGACAGGCCGTTGACCTGCCCCACCTTGGCCCCGTCGGTGGTGATGAGGATGGTGTCGGCCAGGATGGCCTCGCGGATGCGCTCCTCCACCTGGCTTGAGCGGTAGCGTTTCTCGTCCAGGGCGCGCTGGACATCCTCGGCCTGCACCAGGTCGTGGCCGCGAAGCCGCGCCCAATAGGCCGCCTCCGACACCACATCCGCGATGAAGGCGAACCGCGTGCTGAGTTTGTGCTGGTCTTCCACGAGCCGCGCGCCATACTCCACCACCTTCGCCACGGCGTCCCGCGTGAAGTGGGGCAGGCCCTCGTCGGCGCAGCGCGTGGCGATGAACCGTGCGTAGTTCAGGACGCTGTCGTCGGCCCAATCCATCTCCTCGGCGAAGTCGGCCTTCACCTTGAACAGTTTCGCGAACTCGGGGTCCAGGTCAAATAGCATGTAGTAGATGTGCGGCTCGCCGGTCAGGACAACCTTCACGTCCAGTGGGATAGGTTCTGGCTCCAGCGATGTCGTGCTGAGAAGCGCGAACTGCTGGGCGATCTCGTGGATAGAGATCTTGCGGTCGCGGAGGGCGCGCTTCAGGCAGTCCCAGGCGAAGGGATCCTGGAGCAACTTGCGGGCCTCCACGACCAGGTAGCCGCCGTTGGCACGGTGGAGGGCGCCCGCCTTGATCATGCTGAAGTCGGTAACCAGCGTGCCGAATTCGGCCCGATACTCTATGCGGCCCACAAGGGTGCGGCATGTGGGGTTGCTCTCTACGATGACGGGCGCGCCTTTGGTTTGGCTGTTGTCCACCAACACGTTGACCCGATAGCGGTCGTAGGGCGACTGGGGCGGTCGCGTGGGGGGCTGGGGGGCACCTCCTTCCTCTCTGCCCGCCTCTGGGGGCTGGGCCAGGGCACGGAACAGGGCCAGGTTCTCAAGCACGTCGCGGTACACGCCGTCCAGGAACACCTGCGCGTCGTGGATGGCCGCGTACTCCTGCTTGAGCGGCTCAAACAGGTGGCGGATGGCGAAGTCGGCGATCTCCTTGTCCAGGTTCTGCAGGCGCGTGCGCGCTTCGTCGTCCAGGGCGCGCACCTTGCGGAAGCGCCGCTCCATCTCGGCCTGGACGGCGGGTTGGGCGGCCTCCAGTGCGCGGCGGCGCTCCTCGGGCAGGGCCTGGTACTCTTCCTGGCTGAGGACTTTGCCGTTCTCGTACACGCCCACCATCAGGCCGGATGGCGTGGCGACGAGCGCAAACCCCTGTGAGTTGGCATACTCGTTGATTTCTTCCAGCGCCTTGCGTTTGCGGTTTTCTATCTCGCGGATGAGTTGTGACCGGTGCTCCTCGTACTGCTCGCCGGAGAAGGAGCGGGCGATGCTTTCCTGGATGCGCTGGACGAGATCTTCCATCTGTTTGCGGAAGACCATGGCCTTGCCAGGGGGCAGTTCTATGGCCTCGGGGCGGTCGGGGTTGGCGAAGTTGTTGACATAACACCAGTCCGGGGGCGTGGGCCTTGCGCCGGCCCGCTGCTCCAGAAACCGTTGCACGGTGGTCATCTTGCCGGCGCCCGCGGGCCCCATGGCGAAGATGTGGTACCCGTAGGACGGGATGTCTATGCCGAACTCAATGGCGTGGGTAGCCCGGCCCTGGCCGATGATCGCGTCCAGGCGCTCCAGTTCGGTGGTGGAGGAAAAGCCGGCCGCTTCCAACGCGGGGATGCATGAGCGTCGGAGTTGCTCTGGGGGAACCTCATAGCGGCTCACATCCATGACAAGCCCTCTCTCGGGTTCAGGATACGGTCATTCTAGCACGC
This genomic window from Chloroflexota bacterium contains:
- a CDS encoding zinc ribbon domain-containing protein; this translates as MPVYEYVCPVCMTKFEALRPMSQADAPIACPKCGSTEARRGLSVFAALSKGSGGETRTVAGTGSSCATCGSHSCATCGH
- a CDS encoding TldD/PmbA family protein; this translates as MRIVRRASRSITVKNGEVASLESYTTEGFGVRVVVDGAWGFASSARLEPREVDRVTALAVEIARASALFKLEPVNLGEPVAHVGTYRTPVKVDPFSVPLEKTLDLLLAADSAMRAVKGIVVAESSAAFIREEKTFANTEGAYIEQEIVETGGGLQALAVGNDDVQQRSYPNSFGRHQGTAGYELLEAIDMVGNAPRVAEEAVMLLTAPVCPSGVTTIILDATQLALQVHESCGHPIELDRVMGMEAAYAGTSFLTLDKLGTFRYGSPIVNITADATIPGGLGTFGYDDEGVEAQRTPIVREGIFVGYLTSRETAARLGQRSNGTMRADGWNRIPIIRMTNINLEPGEWDFDDLIADTDDGIYMEMNKSWSIDDKRLNFQFGTEVAYQIKNGKMGQLYKNATYTGITPQFWAGCDAICNRNHWNVWGTPNCGKGQPPQVAHVGHGTAPARFRNVQVGVMKG
- a CDS encoding AAA family ATPase, whose protein sequence is MDVSRYEVPPEQLRRSCIPALEAAGFSSTTELERLDAIIGQGRATHAIEFGIDIPSYGYHIFAMGPAGAGKMTTVQRFLEQRAGARPTPPDWCYVNNFANPDRPEAIELPPGKAMVFRKQMEDLVQRIQESIARSFSGEQYEEHRSQLIREIENRKRKALEEINEYANSQGFALVATPSGLMVGVYENGKVLSQEEYQALPEERRRALEAAQPAVQAEMERRFRKVRALDDEARTRLQNLDKEIADFAIRHLFEPLKQEYAAIHDAQVFLDGVYRDVLENLALFRALAQPPEAGREEGGAPQPPTRPPQSPYDRYRVNVLVDNSQTKGAPVIVESNPTCRTLVGRIEYRAEFGTLVTDFSMIKAGALHRANGGYLVVEARKLLQDPFAWDCLKRALRDRKISIHEIAQQFALLSTTSLEPEPIPLDVKVVLTGEPHIYYMLFDLDPEFAKLFKVKADFAEEMDWADDSVLNYARFIATRCADEGLPHFTRDAVAKVVEYGARLVEDQHKLSTRFAFIADVVSEAAYWARLRGHDLVQAEDVQRALDEKRYRSSQVEERIREAILADTILITTDGAKVGQVNGLSVLFLGDYAFGRPTRISCQTMLGREGVMNIDRESKLSGNIHDKGLLILERYVAAKYAQDRPLSLAASICFEQTYTEVEGDSASAAELYVLISAVTGIPIKQGIAVTGSVNQYGEIQPIGAVNEKIEGFFDVCKARGLTGEQGVIIPSRNVRHLMLREDVIQAVREGKFHIWAVSTVDEGIAILTGVEAGERDEKGEYPPDSVNGRFLAKMEENERLMRRRWPVEAKALNWFQRMFNREKTPAKAEQKKPPEGEKTE